The Bartonella krasnovii sequence TGGATAAAATTTGTATAAGAAAGGATTTAAAAATGGCTCTTATGAACCGTCTTAATGCAAGGTCTGTCGCAACATTGGGGGCTGGCAAATATAATGATGGTGCCGGCTTGCTTCTTCATAAGCGTAAAGATGGAGGTGCTCAATGGATTTATCGTTATACCCTTCATGGGCGCCGCCGTGAAATGGGCTTGGGAACGTTGCGAAATGTTTCTTTAAAAAAAGCTCGTGAATTAGCAAATCAATGGCGTTCTGTTTTGCATGAAGGGCGTGACCCCATTCAAGAACGCAACAAACAAAAGCGTGAAGCAATAAGCAATCTCCATTATTTAAAAGATATTGCACTAGATGCTTTTGAAAGCCGTAAAGCTGAATTAAAAGGTGATGGTAAAAATGGTAAATGGTTTACACCTTTACGCCTTTATATTCTACCAAAATTAGGCTGTTTACCGGTTTCTGAGATTACCCAAACTGAGATACGCAATACCCTTGCCCCTATTTGGCATACAAAAGCTACAACAGCAGAAAAAGCACTCATCCGCCTTAATATTTGTCTCAAACATGCGGCTGCATTAGGGTTGGATGTTGATTTACAAGCAACAGAAAAAGCACGCGCTCTTTTAGGTAAACAACTCCATAAAACACAAAATATACCAGCCATGGATTGGAAAGATGTGCCGGCTTTTTATAAAACGCTTTGTCAAAAAACAGCTATAACACAACTAGCCTTGCGCTTGCTTATCCTTACAGGCGTTCGTACTTTTCCTTTGCGTCATATTCGTGAAGATCAAATTGAAGATGATGTCTGGACAATTCCTGCTGAGAATATGAAAGGAAAACGCGATGCTACAACAGAATTTCGCGTGCCTCTATCAACAGAAGCACTAAAAATAATTGAACAAGCCCGTTGTATCTCTAAAAGTGATTTTCTTCTTTCTCCTACCGGTCGTTGTCCCATAGGTGAGAATTGTATGGCAAAATATATGCAACAGATTGGAGTTGAAGCACGTCCCCATGGTTTTCGTTCTAGTTTACGCAATTGGCTTGCTGAAACAACCGATGCCCCCTATGAGGTCGCTGAAACTATTCTAAGTCATACGGTAGGGGGTAAAGTAGAGCGTGCTTATCGTCGTACTGACTATTTAGAACAGCGCCGTATCTATATGGATAAATGGGCGGCTTATGTTACAGGTCAAGCTTAAGATATGGGGTGTAATACCCCATTATCTGTGGATAACTTTCTCTCTCTCTCTTCTCTCATTCTTTCTCAATGAGACTCATAAATTATCACATTAGAAAATGTATAATAAAACACTGTTTTCTATAGACTAAATACCTTTCCAATGATTCCAAAATGTGCTTAATAAATACTTATGATTTGTTCCCATTTTTTACTTTTGAAAGGAAATTATAATGACAGAAAACGATATTCTTTTAACAGACCGTGAAAGTGCCAAATTGCTTCATATGAGTGTTTCAACATTCCGCCGTCATGTGACCAATGGCTCTTTACCAAAGCCTTTAAAATTTGGTTTTTTATCCCGTTGGTTACAATCGGATCTTTTGAATGTCATAGAGCAAGCAAAACAGCAACGTTATAACGACGTCGCATAAAAGAAAACCTTGTCACGTAAGGACGGACAAGGCATTCCATTTTCACTCAAATAATGAATAGCAAAATCCGTCCTATGGTGCAATATTCATAGGATAAAAAAAACATGTTGTCTTTTACGAATGCTCGGGGCATCACCAATGCCTTGCGTGGGGTTTGGCATGGGCATTATGGAAGTGCCCGCTGTCCAGCCCATGATGATCAATTGCCTAGCTTATCCCTTGCTAATGGACATGATGGGCGTCTCTTACTCACTTGTTATGCTGGCTGCTCTTTTAAAGAGATCATACAAGCACTCAGAAGAATTGGCTTGCTTGAGAAACAAGCCTTTTTTGATAAAACTTATGATCATAGGCTCTCTTTCTCAAAACAGTTTTCTGCTGATCTTAAAAGAGCAAAACACAAAGCAGAAAGAGCAAAAGAGATTTGGCAACAAAGTCAACCAATAAAAGAGACTTTAGCAGAAACCTATTTACGCAATCGGGGTATTTGTTATGACTTATTTCCTTATTTACGCTTTCACGACAACTGTCCACACCCATTAGGAATGACATTGCCCGCGTTGGTTGCTCTTGTTAAGGGGGCTGGCTCTTTTGCCATTCATAGGACCTTTTTACAAGCCAATGGCTGCAAAACAGATCAGAAACCAGCAAAAGCCATGTTGGGTTCTGTCATGGGCGGTGCTGTGCATTTAAGTCAAGACAATCCAAAACATCTTGTCATTTGTGAAGGCATTGAAACCGGTCTCTCTCTGCTGTCTGGTTTGTTATCAGAGCCCGTGAATTTATGGGCGTCCCTTTCCACCAGTGGCATGATGCGTGTGAATTTACCCCCCATAAAAGGACATCTGACAATCGCAATGGATGGGGATGATGCGGGTTGTAAAGCAGGCTTTACCCTTGCAAAGCGTGCTTATAGCCAAGGCTTTGAGGTCTTTATCATGCAAGCCCCTAACGCTTTAGATTTCAATGACTTTTTAATCCTAAAAGGTTATAAATAATGATAGAAGATAAAAATAACCCAAATATTTCATTCAATGATAATACTTGTTTAAAAGCTATTCCTTATGAAGTCGCCTTGCAACAAAATGGTTGGGGGGAATTACAGCCTATTGATAAAGCTTTATTACCCGTCGACCCCTTTAAAGTATATCTGCTCCCAACACCATTAATAGACTATGTTTATGACGTTACTGATATTCAACAATCTTCTATCGATTTTGTGGCGATCTCTGCTTTATGCGGTTTGGCTGCTGTCATTGGTAATGGCGTGCGTATCGCTCCAAAACAACATGCCAATTGGACAATTGTTCCTAATCTCTGGGGGGCTATTGTGGGGCAACCTTCAACGATGAAAACACCCACCATGGAAGCTGCTTTAGCTCCTCTCTATGCCTTTCAAGAGGAATGGTATCAAGAATGGGTAAAGCAGAAAAAAAGCCAAGAAACAAAAGATATTCTGGTTGAATTAGACAAACGAGAAAAGAAAAAACAAGCCTATAAAGCATTCAAAGATCAAGACGAGGAACAAGCCCTTGCTCTTCTTTCTCAAGCTCTTGAACACAAAGAAACTGATGATGATGACACGCTTAATAAACGACGTCTTATTGTCAACGATGTCACGGTTGAAAAGCTTGGGGAATTGTTAAAAGAAAACCCCCGTGGTCTATTGTTGGTTCGTGATGAATTGTCTGGGTTTTTATCTAATTTGGAGAGAAAGGAATATCAAACAGACCGTTCTTTCTATCTAACAGCTTTTAATGGCAATAAGCCATACACCTATGACCGTATAGAACGTGGAACTATTCATATTTCCAATGCAACCCTTTCCGTCATTGGGGGCATTCAACCTTCACGGATTATTCCCATTATTCAAGCCATGCACCATGGAACCAATAATGACGGTTTATTGCAACGGTTTCAAATGCTGGTCTTTCCCGATGAACGAAAAGAGCGGTTATGGGTTGATAGACCACCCAATCAAAAGGCATGGGAAAGTTATCAAGAGGTCTTTCGTTCTCTTTATGATAAACCTTTAGGATCACCAAAACACCCCATGACCATACGCTTTTCTGCTGATGCTCAAGAGATGTTTCGTGAATGGTGGGAAAATTTTCAAAAAATAATCAAAGGGGGGAATTTCTCTACAAGTTTACAAACACATCTTTTGAAAATGGATAAAACCATACCAACCCTTGCGTTGATTTTTGAACTGTGTGAAGGCGGGCGTTTTGAAATCAATAGAAATGCCCTTGAGAGAGCCTTGTGTTGGGAAAAATATCTGATAAGCCATGTCAAAAGGCTATATGCGGCGGGGAATACATTAACAGCAGAGCGTGCAAAATTGATTGTTGAACGCTGTGATTGTTTATCCGATGTTTTTACGGCAAGGGATGTTTATAAACGTGATTGGAAATGTTTAACAGACAATCAAGCTGTTAAGCAAGCTTTAGAGCTTTTATGCCGTTGTAACTATATTCGTGAAGTCTCTGGAAACAATAACTCCCAAGGCGGTCGACCTACCATACATTATGAATGGCATCCTTTAGTGAAAAGTCATAAGACACCACAATGAACAATTTTAAATTCCGATAAAGCATCTAACTTTGTAGTCATAAAATAAACCTTCAAAGTACTCCCCATTCTATTGGTTTTGGAGGTTTAGGGGGTTTTGGGTGTTCTTTTTACACCCCCTTTATATATTTTTTAAATTAAAAATAAAAGTTATTATATTTCAATATGTTAATGTTTTAAATAAACAACCTATATTAAACACAACACATAAATACAATCTTTAATATATATTTAAGAGGGTTTTGTAGGGGTTTTGGGGGTTTTAAAAACAGACAAAACCTATCTATTAAAGTCACTCATAAAACCTATCAAAATACTCATTCTGATGTTTTAAAAGCCCATAGTGTATTTGTTTTGATTGACAGGTCAAATAAATAGCAAATTTCACTATTGTGCTGATCTAACCATGCGTCATAGGCTGTGGATAAATAGGCTTTAAAAACCCCTTTTGAAAAAATTTATCCGTTTTTGTGCATTTTTCTGCATTTTTTCTCAATTCGTTCAAAATGGATTTAATAAGCTTCATTTTGATTCTTTTGAAAAGAATTAAACACATTATAAAAAAATGGGCTCTGTTGTAATATGCTGCAATCTCTTAAGTCTGATCATGAAAAAATCACTTTACGTTCTCTCTTAGAATTCTATCGTAAAAAGGCTAAATCACCCCGTGAATTGGGAACGCTGTTTGAAAACCTTGTGAAGGATTATTTCTCTGAAGACCCTTTACAAAAGCAGGAATACGAAAAGGTTCAGACTTATTCGGAATGGGCTAAGGAACATGATGAAGATGGGCGTGATATAGGTATTGATCTGGTCGCTACAATCCGTGATGAAGGAGGTTATGCGGCTATTCAATGTAAATGCTATGATGCTTCTCACATCATTAAAAAAGAAGATATTAATAGCTTTATCGCTGCCTCTGGGAAGAAAATATTCACCCGTCGCATTTTGGTTGATAGCACCGAAAGCAATTGGAGTGATAATGCTAACAACACTTGTGATGGTCAAGAGGTTCGTATTCAACAGATTAATCTGTTTGATTTAGAAAACAGTCAAATCGATTGGGGAGCTTATAAAGAACGAGGACAAGCCGTCCTTAAAGAACAACCGAAAAAAAAGCTTTTAGATCATCAGACAGAAGCACTTGAGAGAGTTTGTGAAGGTTTGCAAGAAGCAGACCGTGGCAAGCTGATTATGGCGTGTGGGACGGGAAAAACTTTCACCAGTCTTAAGATAGCAGAACAAATAGCTGGAAAAGGCAAGCGTGTGTTGTTTCTGGTACCCTCCCTTGCTTTGATGTCACAAACAATCCGTGAATGGACCATTGATACAGAAGTTCCCTTACGTTCCTTTGCCGTGTGTTCAGATACACAAGTGGGCAAGCGTCGTAAAAGTAAACATGATGATGAATCTGGTCTCGATGCTTCTGATCTGGTTTTACCGGCTACAACGAATTCACAAGAACTTGCGCGTAAAGCTAATAAGATCTCTCTTGATGTGATGACCGTGATCTTTTCGACCTATCATTCCATTCAAGTGATTTCCGATGCGCAAAAGGAATATGATTTACCCGAATTTGATCTGATCATTTGTGATGAAGCCCATAGAACAACTGGGATTGTTTTAGGAACAGATAAGCATGAATCTGAATTTATCAAGGTTCACGACAACAGCATCATTTTGGGTAAAAAACGTCTGTATATGACAGCAACCCCGAAGATCTTTGCTGATAGTGCCAAAAAGCAAGCTCATGAGATGAATGGCATTTTAGCCTCTATGGATGATGAAGCACTCTATGGAAAAGAGCTTTATACCTACACATTCTCTAAAGCCGTGAATAATGAACTCTTAGTTCCTTATAAGATTATTGTCTTAGGTGTTAATGAAGAGGAAGTGAGTGAATCCATTCAACATCTGATGACCGATGAGAATTATGAACTTACCCTTGATGATAAAACCAAGATCATAGGCTGTTATCAAGCTCTTAGTAAAATAGATCTGAAGGTTGATTTGAGTGATGACCCTAACCCTATGCGGCGGGCTTTGGCTTTTTGTAGAGATATTAAGACCTCTGAACGTATCTGTGACACATTCAATTCTAAAGGCATGCAGGAAGAATTATTAGATCTTCATAAGCTCTATAAAGAGACGCCGCCTCTTCAGTGTACCTTTGCGCATATTGATGGAACACAAAGTGCCAAGAAGCGCAATGAAGCTCTTGACTGGTTAAAGGAAGATGCGGGGGAAAATACGTGTCGTGTGCTCACCAATGTACGCTGTCTTTCTGAAGGTGTTGATGTTCCTGCTCTTGATGCGATCATGTTCTTACACCCGCGTAAAAGCCAAGTGGATGTGATACAAGCGGTGGGGCGTATTATGCGCCGTTCCAAGGGTAAGAAAAGAGGCTATATCATTTTACCCGTTGGGGTACCAGCAGGGATTTCTGCTGAAGAGGCTTTAAAATACAACAAGAGATACAGTGTTGTATGGCAAGTGATCAATGCTTTGCTTTCCCATGATGAGAACTTTGAAGTAACCCTTAACCAGATGATTTTAGGTCAAGACGTTAGTCATACTTTAGAGATTGTAGCCTTAAAGAGTATGACCACGGTTGAAGATAAACTGCATGTTTATGAGAAACCAGAAAGCGCGGGGCTTGATATTGGAAAAGCAGCTTATGAACCACAAAAATACATTCATAGTGTTACAGGAAGATTACCCTTTTATAAAGAGTTTCCCAATGCCCTTAAAACCCTTTTGGCTAAGAAATTTACCCTTGCGGATTACTGGGGCATATGGGCTGGCAATGTTGCTGAAATTGCTCAAAACCATATCAATCGTCTTAAAGATATCCTTTCTGATAAAACCAGTGAAGCCTATCATGCTTTTGAGAGCTTTCACAAAGAACTAAAAAATAACTTAAACAGCGATATCAAACAAGAGGAAGCCATTGAGATGTTAGCACAGCATCTTGTAACGCGCCCCGTGTTTGAAGCCTTGTTTGATGGCAATGAATTTGTGCAAAACAATGCCATTTCGCAAGCGATGGAAAAGATCTTAGCTGAGTTGGATAAAACCAATATTGAAGAGGTATCAAAAGAATTACAAGAGTTTTATGATAGTGTAAAATTCCGTGCCTCTGGGATTACCTCCCCCCAAGCAAGACAGAACCTTATTATCAAGCTATATGAAGACTTTTTTGCCAAGGCATTTAAGAAAACCACGGATAGGCTTGGCATTGTTTATACCCCCATTGAGGTTGTGGATTTTATCATTCATTCTGTTGATGAGGTTTTACGCAATGAATTTGGCAAAAGCCTAGGATCACGTGGTGTTTCTATTCTCGACCCTTTTACGGGTACTGGGACCTTTATCACAAGGCTTTTACAATCCAATCTCATAAAACCAGAGGACATGGAATATAAATTCCGTCATGATATCCACGCTAATGAGATTGTTCTCTTAGCTTATTACATAGCTGCGATTAATATTGAATCGACCTATCATAGTCTTATGAAAGGTGAATATACCCCGTTCAAGCATATTGGTTTAACCGATACGTTTCAGATGCTTGAAGAGAAAAATCTGCTACAAAAATTATTTAAAGAAAACAGTGAATATTTGGAACATCAGAAAAATCTGGATATCAAGGTTATCTTTGGCAATCCTCCTTATTCTTCTGGTCAAAGAAGTGAAAATGATAACAATGCGAATGTAGAATATGAAATCCTTGATAGAAGCATTCGTGATACATATGCATCAAGATCTCAAGCAATATTAAAAAGAAATCTATATGATAGCTATATACGAGCAATTCGTTGGGCAAGTAACCGTATAAAAGACTGTGGTGTTATTGGTTTTGTCACAAATGCAAGCTTTGTAGATGCAAATGCTATGGCTGGCTTACGCAAATGCCTCGTTGAAGAATTTAGCAGCCTTTATATTTTCCATTTACGAGGAAATGCTCGGACTTCTGGAGAACAACGTAAGAAAGAAAGTGGTGGAATTTTTGGAGAAGGATCTCGTGCCCCTATAGCTATCTCTATTCTCGTCAAAAATCCAGAATCTCAACAACGTGGTAAAATATATTTCCGCGATATTGGAGATTATCTCACGAGACAGGAAAAGCTTACGATAATTGAATCCCTTGGTAGTATTGATGGCATTACACGGAGTGAACAAGGTTGGCAAATAATTACACCAGACAGACATGGTGATTGGATCAATCAACGTGATGACAGTTTCAAAGCATTTTTAGCTATAGGGGATAAAAAGGTTGGTAATAAAAAGCTTTTTGAGAATTTTTCTTGTGGTATTGTAACAAGTCGTGATGCATGGGCTTATAACTCAAGCCGTGAAGCTTTAGCGAAAAATATGAGATCTATGATCATTTTTTATAATAGTGAAGTGGAGCGTTTTAATGATACTTATGCACATGCTGAACGTAAATCACGTGTAAAAATTGTAAATGATTTCGTAAATTCAGATGTGAAAAAAATTAGTTGGAGTTTTAGTATTAAACAGCAATTAATTAGAGGAAAGTTTTTTGACTTTGAAGATACATGTCTTATGCAAAGTTCATATCGCCCTTTTACACAACAATGGCTTTATTATAATCATACCTTTAATGAAGCAATTTATCAAATGCCGCGTATATTCCCAATAGGGCAAGCGGTTGATAATAAGGTAATACAACTTACAAGTACAGGAGCAACAAAAGACTTTTCTGTCATCATGATTAAGAAAGTACCTGATTTTCATGCAATAGATACTAGCCAATGCTTTCCACTATATATTTATGAAGATGTTACAGCCTTAAAAGATAATAATCAGTCTTATTTATTTACGAATTCTATAGAGAAAAGCAACAATGTTGGTTTACAGAGGCGTGATGCCATTACGGATGAAGGATTAGCACATTTTAAAGCTGCTTATCCTAATGAAACCATAACTAAAGATGATCTGTTCTATTATGTTTACGGAATCTTACATTCAGAAGATTATCGTTCCCGTTATGCTGATAACCTCTCTAAAGAATTGCCTCGTATCCCTTGTGTAAAGAGTGCTGATGATTTTTGGAAATTTGTTACAGCAGGGCGTCAACTGGGTCATTTGCACGTCAATTATGAAGATGTGGAACCTTATCCAGTCTCATTTAAAAAAGGCAATCCGAAGCAAACAGATATCTCTAACCTTGAGAAATTTTATTACGTTACAGAAATGAAATTCGCAAAAATTAAGAATAGCAAGGAAAAGGATAAATCCACTGTTATTTATAATAGCAATATCATCATGACAGATATACCCAAGGAAGCTTATGAATATATCGTCAATGGCAAACCCGCTCTTGAATGGGTTATGGGGCGTCAATGTGTAAAAACAGATAAAAAGAGTGGCATTGTTAATGATGCCAATCGCTATGCTGTTGAAACCGTTGGAAACCCTGCCTACCCTCTAGAATTGTTTCAAAGGGTTATTACCGTAAGTTTAGAGACAATGAAAATTGTTAAGAGCCTACCAAAATTAGAAATTAAAGAAATTGAATAGACTTGCCATGCTCACATAATGGATATGCTAATCATAAGGGGTATAGAGTCTTATAACTATAAACTATACCTCTTTTGTAATTTGATTACCTATAATCTTAAAAGGAGTGTTTATATGCGTTATTCTAAAAAGAAATCATTTGCACTTTTAAACACTGTCATTTGGATTGCTTTAAGACTTATAAGAAATCCACTCTTAAACAAGATAAGATTTATTTGGATTGCCTTTAAGAGATTATACCGTAATCTCAAATGAGTGCTTTATAGCTTTCAAAAAAACCTCTTTAAAGAGAGTTTTACATCTTCATTTTGCTTATATTACTTATAGGTTTTGTCTGTTTTTAAAACCCCCAAAACACCTACAAAACCCTCTTAAATATATATTAAAGATTGTATTTACGTGTTGTATTTAATATAGGTTGTTTATTTAAAACATTAACTTATTGAAATATAATAACTTTTATTTTTTATTTAAAAAATATATAAAGGGGGTGTAAAAAGAACACCCAAAACCCCCTACCCCCCTAAACTATAACCATAATGATCTTGATAGCATTTCTTATGATTATAAACTGTCTTTTGAAAGGCTTTAAAAGATTACATGCTTTCATAAGACGTGTTTTAATCATTCTCTAAAATTATAAGCTTATCCATTTAAGTGAACTGATAAAATTCATTAAAGGGATTTGGATAACGTAATCAGTTTTCATTTTCATATGCTTTTCATAAAGCACGTTTTAATCACTTACTAAAATAATCATTTTGTCAGTTCAATTTACTGACAGATAACTGACAAATGTATATTATGAGTTGAATTTATGGATTATATCTTAATAAGGATTATATCATTAAAATATTAACATATTGAAAAATAATGTTTTTAATTTTTATCTCATTAAAAAAATTCTATAGGGTCTAAAAAGAACTAACAAAAATGACAAAAATGACAAAAGTCTATTAAAAGAGATCTTTCTAATCCCTATAATGATCAGTCTCTCTTTAGAGATTTCATAATAGGCAATAAATCACAATTATCCTATTTATCCTTTCTCTTATGAAAATGAAAAATGATGCGGTAGCTATAAGAAGATAATGGCTATAGAGAATATATAAAAACTGCAGGTTTTCATAATCACAATGCAAATGAATGCGTTTGTTATAGAGATAGTCCCTATAAGAGGCTGTTAAGTTGCAAATGTGTTATAAAAGAAATTAACAGAAATCTTTAAAACCATTTAGTAAAAAAATAGATACGTCATAAAACTAAAAATACGCATTATGATAGCGTTTTTAAATATTATAAATGTATAGATTCAAAAAATAACGCAATCGTTTAATAAATCCTATAATATAGCTTTAAAAGCATATAATAAATAAGAAGCAATTAATAAGCATATGACAAATATATACACACAATGCATTTAAAAAAATCATAAAAAAATATCAAAAAAGTGCATAAATTAATTGACAATAAATACGTATTTTGTTATATAAATAATCAAGTGATTAACAAACACTGAACATGTAGCGGATAGATTACGATACAATCTTTCCAAAGCTTTTAAAAACTGGCTATCTTTTATGCTCTAATTGGCATATATGATGATTTTGTCGGGTGTCGTTACGCTATACAATACCCTTATGGGAAAAGCGTAACAACGGACTACATGCCGTGTTTGTTAGCGCCCGGCGCCCTTATGGGTGTCAATAACAAACATATAAACATGTAGGATTTAGTTATGACAAATATATCACAAAACACCCCCGTTATTTCTAATAATAAACAAGAGCCTGCAAAAAAATACGAGCTTACGGGCGAGACAATAGAGGTTGGCTTTAAAACGCTGCATAGAATTAGAGCTTTAAGAGATTTTGGTGATGTAAAAAAAGATGACCTCGGTGGTTTTATACAAGGTGAAGATAACCTCTCTCATGAGGGCAATTGCTGGGTTGGAGGTAAAGCTAAAGTTTATAGCAATGCGCGTGTTTACGATAATGCCGTTGTAAGTGGTTATGCCCATGTGAACAATGTTGCTTGCATTTATGAAAATGCCCGTGTTTATGGCAAGGCTGTTGTGGCTGGTAATGTTTATGGCAATGCGGAGGTCTATGGCTTTGCACGCATTTATCCTGATGCTCATATTTTTGAAAATGCGCGCGTTCATTATTACGCTTGTGTCTTTAATGATACAAAAATTTATGGCAATGCGAAAATCTCTGGATATGCTTGTATTTTTGCAAATGTAAAGATTTTTCGCAATGCGGTCATTAAAGGCGATACTTGGGTTCGCAATAATATTGAAGTCTGTAATAAAGAAATTCTCTATAACGATCAGTCTCTAAAAGATGCTGCTTAAATAAAGCACGGGCGCGGCGGGGGCGCCCCTTTTAAAACATTCCATTCCAAATTTTATTAAATTGTTATCACATTAAATTGTGAGGGTATCCTTATGTCTCAAAAATATAAATTAACTAGTGAAATCAAACAAATTAAAAATATGTTTACTAGAGAGATTACAACTCTTTATCGTATTAAAGCTTTAAAAGACTTTTCTGACGTCAAGGAAGGTGACCTTGGTGGTTTTATTGAAAAGGAAGTCAATCTTTCTCATGATGGCAATTGCTGGGTATATGATGATGCTTGTGCCTATGGTTATGCGCGCGTTTCTGACAATGCTACAGTTTGTGATTATGCGGGTGTTTTCGATCATGCAAAAATTGAAGGCAATTCTAAAGTTTTTGATTGTGCAAGAATTTATGACAATGCAAGGGTTTCTGATCATGCTAAAGTTTGTGGTTCCTCTTACGTTTACGATCATGCCTGCGTTTTGAATCATTCTGAGGTATCTGACAGGGCTGTTATAAAAGGTCATGCTAAAATTTATGATAATGCTTTATTAACTGGCTATGCGCAAGCTTATGGCAATGCAAGAATTTATGACCATGCGCAAGTTTGGTTTTTTGCTGTGGTTTGTGATGATGCTTGTATTTATGAAAATGCAAAAATTACCGGCTATACATACATTTGCGATAAAGTGAGTGTTTTTGGCAATTCATATATAGATACCAAAAAATTGAATGGTCATATTAACATTTGTGATCAAACCATAAAAGACGCTGCATAAATAAATGCTCGGGCGTTGCGGGGGCGCCCTTCTTACAAATTTTCCATTCCAAATTTTAGCAAATCTTTATCACATTAGATTGTGAGGGTATTCTTATGTCTA is a genomic window containing:
- a CDS encoding tyrosine-type recombinase/integrase, which translates into the protein MALMNRLNARSVATLGAGKYNDGAGLLLHKRKDGGAQWIYRYTLHGRRREMGLGTLRNVSLKKARELANQWRSVLHEGRDPIQERNKQKREAISNLHYLKDIALDAFESRKAELKGDGKNGKWFTPLRLYILPKLGCLPVSEITQTEIRNTLAPIWHTKATTAEKALIRLNICLKHAAALGLDVDLQATEKARALLGKQLHKTQNIPAMDWKDVPAFYKTLCQKTAITQLALRLLILTGVRTFPLRHIREDQIEDDVWTIPAENMKGKRDATTEFRVPLSTEALKIIEQARCISKSDFLLSPTGRCPIGENCMAKYMQQIGVEARPHGFRSSLRNWLAETTDAPYEVAETILSHTVGGKVERAYRRTDYLEQRRIYMDKWAAYVTGQA
- a CDS encoding helix-turn-helix transcriptional regulator, translated to MTENDILLTDRESAKLLHMSVSTFRRHVTNGSLPKPLKFGFLSRWLQSDLLNVIEQAKQQRYNDVA
- a CDS encoding DUF7146 domain-containing protein, with the protein product MLSFTNARGITNALRGVWHGHYGSARCPAHDDQLPSLSLANGHDGRLLLTCYAGCSFKEIIQALRRIGLLEKQAFFDKTYDHRLSFSKQFSADLKRAKHKAERAKEIWQQSQPIKETLAETYLRNRGICYDLFPYLRFHDNCPHPLGMTLPALVALVKGAGSFAIHRTFLQANGCKTDQKPAKAMLGSVMGGAVHLSQDNPKHLVICEGIETGLSLLSGLLSEPVNLWASLSTSGMMRVNLPPIKGHLTIAMDGDDAGCKAGFTLAKRAYSQGFEVFIMQAPNALDFNDFLILKGYK
- a CDS encoding YfjI family protein, giving the protein MIEDKNNPNISFNDNTCLKAIPYEVALQQNGWGELQPIDKALLPVDPFKVYLLPTPLIDYVYDVTDIQQSSIDFVAISALCGLAAVIGNGVRIAPKQHANWTIVPNLWGAIVGQPSTMKTPTMEAALAPLYAFQEEWYQEWVKQKKSQETKDILVELDKREKKKQAYKAFKDQDEEQALALLSQALEHKETDDDDTLNKRRLIVNDVTVEKLGELLKENPRGLLLVRDELSGFLSNLERKEYQTDRSFYLTAFNGNKPYTYDRIERGTIHISNATLSVIGGIQPSRIIPIIQAMHHGTNNDGLLQRFQMLVFPDERKERLWVDRPPNQKAWESYQEVFRSLYDKPLGSPKHPMTIRFSADAQEMFREWWENFQKIIKGGNFSTSLQTHLLKMDKTIPTLALIFELCEGGRFEINRNALERALCWEKYLISHVKRLYAAGNTLTAERAKLIVERCDCLSDVFTARDVYKRDWKCLTDNQAVKQALELLCRCNYIREVSGNNNSQGGRPTIHYEWHPLVKSHKTPQ